The Bemisia tabaci chromosome 5, PGI_BMITA_v3 genome includes a window with the following:
- the LOC109042800 gene encoding probable RNA helicase armi: MFDLSFLNPKTLFGFSKKEETEDDVCQEETSGYLDEMQAESEEEEDGQMNDFKPSSSVDEIICKECIGVVTGVHDGVLIIDGKHTVVRSGLDIELKLDSRVSYKVVTEDGVERICNIRLYEGDGWSTAEDEIEVETPAVETKGIKREIICEVEKKNGGILDLVTENYERCKVNMDEVSIKFIPTKGDLLLCEIISELDERSPNLFGDTVCFKNIKPLRSKLVLGEVTLWRDELAIGIINNEISFSAESCSAGYKPHVKDKVNIQCIESKQGALIWRAIHVHPESFNDDRRQEPRFTHNNKGPLYAPKNGVSVSLLTKNLSVNLGATLDLEVEVRNSGSEPHELKSCKMRTQAGKSQISIRNSSRLPFNLNPEEKFIFKLAAKACNIGKTKETLVLTFNSSPEFYVGCDIELMVGSDQITQLTTSADTRTHERVENKYDRFNSLSVVPTRNGLICPGIRPIKAPAFIPVQATSHFNIPEEFYKAVLDPHDRQRKTMEAYEELAKIAPAVVNPLEPSNYEAKFHALLHLEELSVILKMRRFYQERAIFRPQGEYYALEVPNLTESRPSLIIGDEVRANLAGDSRQFQGYIHKTLVNEVLLKFNPAFDEVARSNTFRVSFVQSRSVYKKCHQAIDCFCSKDHLGVDWLFPNSIGEAKPPQVIFLEEDVQLQDEENNYETQGPSSCETSASRIDKLSSLLDEDQILEVNARRSPPSSASSSSPVSCTNGVTSGIEESEAPAENSSESKNTILTKQSSLDAAYQHLDHSSKLGREAEKIKWASSGRGYGQKRTKPLVIRPCQVAKKDRIKWYNKSLNMRQKEAVKNILKGEARPLPYIIHGPPGTGKTVTMVETILQILSLLPDSRLLVATPSNSAADLITERILERLNLYPGQLVRLVSYTYWNDGRVPPFLRPYAAIADIKEDPDKSETPGPNSIKVCSREVLGRHKITISTCTSIGIMYTLGFPVGHFTHVFVDEAGQTTEPEILIPLAFLHKDNGQAILAGDPMQLGPVIVSELAKPQLDKSLLYRLISRFPYLRDIERFPTTGGHDPRLVTKLLDNYRAVPELLEFTSGRFYDGELIAHVSTKNSREEEVLRRMASCLPISIRDPELACPFIFQGIRGENLQERDSPSWYNPQELMQVVIHLKNIYAVGYDEDSVGIITPYQKQASKIRGMINEMRLPVPKIGSVEEFQGQERPIIIVSVVRSREDLRDIDIQHALGFLKNPFRVNVATSRARALMIVIGNPHLLGHDCYWRNIIEYAAEIGGYTGCDYPDFLSFPRGNIAQDAES; the protein is encoded by the exons atgtttgatttaaGCTTTCTCAACCCGAAGACCCTCTTTGGGTTTTCAAAAAAGGAGGAAACCGAAGATGATGTGTGTCAGGAAGAAACCAGTGGATATCTGGATGAAATGCAAGCAGagtcagaagaagaagaagatggacAGATGAATGATTTTAAGCCATCATCAAGTGTGGATGAAATAATATGTAAAGAGTGTATTGGAGTTGTCACAGGCGTCCATGATGGTGTGTTGATAATCGATGGAAA GCATACTGTTGTGAGGTCGGGACTAGACATTGAACTCAAGCTGGATTCGAGGGTATCATACAAAGTAGTGACAGAAGATGGTGTAGAAAGGATATGTAACATTCGTCTTTATGAAGGAGATGGTTGGTCAACGGCAGAGGATGAAATCGAAGTTGAAACTCCAGCTGT agaaacTAAAGGAATCAAACGCGAAATAATCTGTGaggtagagaaaaaaaatggaggaatattGGATTTAGTTACTGAAAATTATGAACGCTGTAAAGTAAATATGGATGAAGTATCTATCAAGTTCATTCCAACTAAAG gtGACTTGCTGCTCTGTGAAATAATATCAGAACTAGACGAAAGAAGTCCGAACTTGTTTGGTGATACAGTTTGTTTCAAGAACATCAAACCTTTGCGTTCCAAATTAGTTCTTGGAGAGGTCACTCTCTGGAGAGATGAATTAGCAATAGGCATAATCAACAATGAAATCTCTTTTTCTGCAGAATCATGCTCTGCTGGATATAAACCGCATGTCAAAGACAAG gttaATATTCAATGTATCGAGAGTAAACAAGGAGCTCTGATATGGAGAGCAATCCATGTTCATCCAGAGTCCTTCAACGATGATAGAAGACAAGAGCCTAGATTTACTCATAACAATAAGGGTCCATTGTATGCTCCAAAAAACGGGGTGTCTGTTTCACTTCTCACCAAAAATCTTTCTGTTAACCTGGGTGCCACTCTTGACTTAGAG GTGGAAGTTCGAAATTCTGGCTCTGAACCTCACGAACTCAAAAGCTGCAAAATGAGGACTCAGGCAGGCAAAAGTCAAATTTCAATCAGGAACAGTTCCAGGTTACCTTTTAATCTAAATCCGGAAGAGAAGTTCATCTTCAAACTGGCTGCGAAGGCTTG tAACATTGGAAAAACCAAAGAAACTCTTGTTCTCACCTTCAACTCTTCACCTGAGTTTTACGTAGGATGCGATATTGAACTGATGGTCGGAAGTGACCAAATTACACAGCTCACAACCAGTGCAGACACCAGGACGCATGAAAGAgttgaaaacaaatatgacaGATTTAATAG CTTGAGTGTCGTGCCAACAAGAAACGGTCTCATTTGTCCAGGAATAAGGCCCATAAAAGCACCTGCATTCATTCCTGTTCAGGCAACGTCCCATTTTAACATTCCAGAGGAATTTTACAAAGCTGTACTTGACCCTCATGACAGACAGAG GAAAACAATGGAGGCATATGAGGAACTGGCTAAAATCGCCCCAGCTGTGGTAAACCCATTGGAACCGAGTAACTATGAAGCCAAATTTCATGCGCTTCTACATTTAGAGGAACTCAGT GTTATACTGAAAATGCGAAGGTTTTATCAAGAGAGAGCGATCTTTCGACCTCAAGGCGAGTATTATGCTCTCGAAGTTCCAAACCTTACTGAATCAAGGCCATCTCTCATCATTGGAGATGAAGTGCGTGCCAATCTGGCTGGTGATA GTAGACAGTTTCAAGGATACATTCACAAAACCCTTGTGAATGAAGTATTGCTTAAATTTAATCCCGCGTTTGATGAAGTCGCCAGAAGCAACACTTTCCGAGTCAGCTTCGTACAGAGCAGAAGTGTTTACAAGAAATGTCATCAAGCCATAGACTGTTTTTGCAGTAAAGATCATCTTGGAGTTGACTGGCTGTTTCCGAATTCCATTGGAGAAGCAAAACCCCCTCAAGTTATCTTTCTTGAAGAAGACGTCCAGCTCCAAGATGAAGAAAACAATTATGAGACACAAGGTCCTTCCAGTTGTGAAACAAGTGCCAGCCGAATTGATAAATTAAGCAGTTTATTAGATGAAGATCAGATCTTGGAGGTAAATGCAAGGCGCAGTCCACCAAGTAGTGCAAGTAGTTCATCACCTGTCAGTTGTACTAATGGTGTCACTTCAGGAATAGAAGAATCTGAAGCTCCTGCTGAAAACTCTTCCGAATCCAAAAATACCATTTTAACCAAGCAATCTTCCCTGGACGCTGCGTACCAACACCTCGATCATTCATCGAAGTTGGGAAGAGAGGCGGAAAAAATCAAGTGGGCCTCCTCAGGGCGAGGCTATGgtcaaaaaagaacaaagcctcttgtTATTAGACCTTGTCAAGTTGCGAAGAAAGACAGAATTAAATGGTACAATAAATCTTTGAACATGCGTCAAAAAGAAGCTGtaaagaatattctgaaagGTGAGGCTCGGCCTTTGCCTTACATCATTCACGGTCCTCCCGGTACTGGCAAAACCGTAACAATGGTTGAGACTATTCTTCAGATTTTAAGCTTGCTCCCAGACAGTAG GCTGTTGGTGGCAACTCCATCCAACTCTGCGGCTGATCTCATTACTGAGCGGATATTGGAGCGGTTGAATTTATATCCAGGGCAATTGGTTCGCCTTGTTTCATATACATACTGGAATGATGGCCGTGTTCCTCCCTTCCTCAGACCATACGCCGCTATCGCTGATATAAAAGAAGATCCAGATAAAAGTGAAACTCCTGGTCCAAACAGTATTAAAGTTTGCAGCCGAGAAGTCCTCGGACGACATAAAATTACAATTAGCACATGCACGTCCATCGGTATTATGTACACCTTAGGTTTCCCCGTTGGACACTTCACCCATGTTTTTGTCGACGAAGCAGGGCAGACCACAGAACCTGAAATCTTAATTCCCTTGG CTTTCCTACACAAAGACAATGGTCAAGCAATCCTGGCTGGTGATCCAATGCAATTAGGTCCTGTCATTGTGTCTGAGTTAGCCAAACCACAATTAGATAAGTCACTGCTATATCGTCTCATCTCACGGTTCCCGTACCTCAGAGATATCGAAAGGTTTCCAACAACAGGTGGTCATGATCCTCGATTGGTCACTAAACTTCTTGATAACTACAGGGCTGTCCCAGAGTTACTGGAATTCACAAGTGGAAGGTTTTACGATGGCGAACTTATTGCTCAT GTATCCACTAAAAACTCCAGGGAGGAAGAAGTATTGAGGAGGATGGCCAGCTGTTTACCCATCTCAATCCGAGATCCAGAGTTGGCTTgtccatttatttttcaaggaattcgcgGTGAAAACCTTCAGGAAAGAGACTCCCCCTCATGGTATAATCCGCAGGAGCTCATGCAGGTGGTGATccatcttaaaaacatctatgCAGTAGGCTATGATGAAGATTCTGTTGGGATCATCACTCCCTATCAAAAACag